One Paraburkholderia caffeinilytica DNA segment encodes these proteins:
- a CDS encoding head-tail joining protein codes for MAFRDLVADLDDAVIRDLADDDITVDGEPVRGMFAAPWLGPDLGRQRTQLEHPQVSVRDADAVAIREGSIAMVGVDEYVVFELQPDGTGWTVLLLRPR; via the coding sequence ATGGCGTTCCGTGATCTGGTCGCGGATCTCGACGACGCCGTGATCCGCGACCTCGCTGACGACGACATCACGGTCGACGGCGAGCCGGTTCGCGGCATGTTCGCTGCGCCCTGGCTCGGTCCGGATCTCGGGCGGCAGCGCACGCAGCTCGAGCATCCACAGGTGAGCGTGCGGGATGCCGATGCCGTTGCGATCCGCGAGGGCAGCATCGCGATGGTCGGCGTCGATGAATACGTTGTGTTCGAACTGCAGCCTGACGGCACGGGGTGGACTGTGCTGCTCTTAAGACCCCGTTGA
- a CDS encoding phage tail protein, which yields MDALKVEIDIKEVTAALHGLSASAMQAAWRRTLRKTAAWIRSQTGKEVSKGTQIPQKVIRSRLYFFMRSADTGKVWLGLNPVEAHRLGSVRETSKGMRAGRFTFDGAWRQTKAKPDGPIYQRTGKARTPFEIVTVNWSKTGDPAFRRAAQMCEARLMVILKQEVNYEIQKVIGGVRRAR from the coding sequence ATGGATGCACTGAAGGTCGAGATCGACATCAAGGAAGTGACGGCAGCGCTTCACGGGTTGTCAGCTTCCGCCATGCAGGCTGCGTGGCGCCGCACGCTGCGCAAAACCGCAGCATGGATCAGGAGCCAGACGGGCAAGGAAGTGTCCAAAGGCACGCAGATCCCGCAGAAGGTGATCCGCAGCCGGCTGTACTTTTTCATGCGTTCGGCCGATACCGGCAAGGTCTGGCTGGGCCTGAATCCGGTCGAAGCGCACCGGCTCGGCTCGGTGCGCGAGACGAGCAAGGGCATGCGCGCGGGTCGGTTCACCTTCGATGGCGCATGGCGGCAGACGAAGGCGAAACCGGACGGGCCGATCTACCAGCGAACCGGCAAGGCGCGCACGCCGTTCGAGATCGTGACGGTGAACTGGTCGAAGACCGGCGACCCGGCATTCCGTCGGGCGGCCCAGATGTGTGAGGCGCGATTGATGGTCATCCTGAAGCAGGAAGTGAATTATGAAATCCAGAAGGTGATTGGAGGAGTCCGGCGTGCTCGATAA
- a CDS encoding phage baseplate assembly protein V: MSDYEIGEIDRLIASIVQAGFIDSVQYDPPRCRVRNGEWVSALLPWKTFAAGRVRTWCPPSVGEQAVVLAPSGTLAGAFVLAGFYSDTHGGANGNTANLTATDYPDGAREHYDHDAHEYVLSVPAGGRIVFRIGATQMELTADGITQAAPKLLVDAPDSTFTGNSTTQKRLTYQGGMTGSNAAGGPASEIDGDANYTGTVTSKGISLPGHKHMSKGDGDLTDSPV, encoded by the coding sequence ATGAGCGACTACGAGATTGGCGAGATCGATCGCCTGATCGCGAGCATCGTGCAGGCGGGCTTCATCGACAGTGTTCAGTACGACCCGCCGCGCTGCCGGGTGCGCAACGGAGAGTGGGTCAGCGCGCTGTTGCCGTGGAAGACGTTCGCTGCTGGTCGGGTCAGGACGTGGTGTCCGCCCTCCGTCGGCGAGCAGGCTGTCGTACTGGCGCCATCCGGCACGCTTGCTGGTGCATTCGTGCTGGCTGGCTTCTATAGCGATACGCACGGCGGTGCGAACGGCAACACTGCGAACCTGACGGCGACCGACTATCCGGACGGCGCGCGTGAGCACTACGACCACGACGCGCACGAATATGTCCTGTCGGTTCCCGCTGGTGGCCGGATCGTCTTCCGGATCGGCGCAACGCAGATGGAGCTGACTGCGGACGGCATCACGCAGGCCGCGCCGAAGCTGCTCGTCGACGCGCCGGATTCGACCTTCACCGGCAACAGCACGACACAGAAGCGGCTAACGTACCAGGGTGGCATGACGGGCAGCAACGCGGCAGGCGGTCCTGCATCCGAGATCGACGGCGACGCGAACTACACGGGCACCGTGACATCGAAAGGTATTTCGCTGCCGGGTCACAAGCATATGAGTAAGGGTGACGGGGACCTGACTGACTCGCCTGTCTGA